One Nostoc punctiforme PCC 73102 DNA window includes the following coding sequences:
- the rpsP gene encoding 30S ribosomal protein S16 encodes MIKLRLKRFGKKREASYRIVAINNLARRDGRPLEELGFYNPRTDEVRLDVPGIVKRLQQGAQPTDTVRRILVKANVFEQVSATAAS; translated from the coding sequence ATGATCAAACTGCGCTTGAAGCGATTCGGTAAAAAACGGGAAGCAAGTTACCGCATTGTCGCCATTAACAACCTCGCTCGCCGTGATGGCCGTCCCCTAGAAGAATTGGGATTTTATAACCCCAGAACTGATGAAGTGCGATTAGACGTTCCCGGTATCGTCAAGCGACTACAACAAGGCGCTCAACCCACTGACACCGTACGTCGCATTCTAGTAAAAGCTAATGTTTTTGAACAGGTCAGTGCAACAGCCGCATCATAA
- a CDS encoding PhoH family protein produces MAGALTIQLPNVSSAIALGGDREENLKILSRQTGANLVLRGQELVISGTQEQIDLASRLVRSLEDLWIKGNTITSADILTARQAIDSDRQGELQDLQRDVLAKSRRGEEVRAKTFRQRQYIDALRRRDLTFGIGPAGTGKTYLAVVVAVQALLANQVEKLILTRPAVEAGEKLGFLPGDLQQKVNPYLRPLYDAIYEFIDPEKVPSLMERGVIEVAPLAYMRGRTLNNAFIIVDEAQNTTPAQMKMVLTRLGFRSRMVITGDMTQTDLPLHQQSGLGVALQILKHVEGIAFCEFSQKDVVRHPLVQRIVAAYEQYEK; encoded by the coding sequence ATGGCAGGTGCTTTAACAATTCAGCTGCCGAATGTTTCCAGTGCGATCGCTCTTGGAGGAGATAGAGAAGAAAATCTCAAAATCCTATCTAGGCAAACAGGAGCTAATTTAGTGCTACGCGGACAGGAATTAGTGATTTCTGGTACTCAAGAGCAAATCGATCTGGCTTCTCGATTGGTGCGATCGCTTGAAGACCTTTGGATTAAAGGCAATACCATCACTAGTGCCGATATTTTAACAGCTCGTCAAGCCATAGATAGCGATCGGCAAGGGGAACTGCAAGATTTACAGCGAGATGTCCTTGCCAAAAGTCGCAGGGGCGAAGAAGTCCGTGCTAAAACCTTTCGCCAGCGTCAATATATCGACGCACTCCGTAGGCGCGATCTTACCTTTGGGATTGGGCCTGCTGGTACTGGGAAGACTTATCTCGCCGTTGTTGTCGCCGTACAAGCACTCCTTGCCAATCAAGTTGAAAAGCTAATTTTAACTCGCCCTGCCGTCGAAGCTGGTGAAAAACTCGGTTTTTTGCCTGGAGACTTACAGCAGAAAGTTAATCCCTATCTTCGCCCACTTTACGATGCTATTTACGAATTCATCGACCCAGAAAAAGTACCCAGTTTAATGGAACGCGGTGTGATTGAAGTCGCGCCACTTGCCTATATGCGGGGACGCACCCTCAATAACGCCTTTATCATTGTCGATGAAGCTCAAAATACTACACCCGCTCAGATGAAAATGGTTTTAACTCGTTTGGGCTTCCGTTCGCGGATGGTGATTACAGGCGATATGACACAAACTGATTTACCACTTCACCAACAATCAGGTTTAGGAGTGGCTTTACAAATTTTAAAACACGTTGAAGGGATTGCCTTTTGTGAATTTTCCCAAAAAGATGTCGTGCGCCATCCTCTAGTTCAACGCATTGTTGCTGCTTATGAACAATACGAAAAATAG
- a CDS encoding toll/interleukin-1 receptor domain-containing protein: MNARQNEVCLLYSESDKAIASLLEDALNYYSIDVWQAQNISIGSKIINQTTEMLDKAKFVIVLWSNNSVKSALLKSLALEAKKNNKILIPVLIENIKVPGEFLDIQPAYLLNWDGDHENEQIVKLWRLIQDKVLKYRSKKVGFNQFIAIFGLVLTGLSVIIAIATPEVRCFLKLQCPENISSGKTIKSSEVTSQSPAETDLPNPIKTTPIPQTILENPLPNKTPAPTVPDKSNPSIQQETGSQETVEVEGFIFKLKSCKRLNENVRCDVLITNTLKDRVLKIYANYPSKRSKFLDLEGITYPAESVEIDAVKDTSYVSPQLIQNANVRLSVNFLEIPSQVNKVQVLNIEAEGFDSPKSLKDIQFRNIVLSK; this comes from the coding sequence ATGAACGCACGTCAAAATGAAGTTTGTTTGCTCTACTCTGAATCGGATAAAGCTATAGCAAGTCTCCTAGAAGATGCTTTAAATTATTATAGTATTGATGTTTGGCAAGCACAAAATATTTCTATAGGAAGTAAAATCATAAATCAAACAACAGAAATGCTAGATAAAGCTAAATTTGTCATAGTTTTATGGTCAAATAATTCTGTAAAATCTGCCTTGTTAAAAAGTTTAGCTTTGGAAGCGAAAAAAAATAATAAGATTCTGATTCCTGTATTAATTGAAAATATTAAAGTCCCTGGAGAATTTTTAGATATCCAACCAGCTTATCTATTAAATTGGGATGGAGATCACGAAAATGAGCAAATTGTCAAACTTTGGAGACTTATCCAAGACAAAGTTTTGAAATATCGTAGTAAAAAAGTAGGTTTTAATCAATTTATCGCTATTTTCGGTCTAGTATTAACAGGATTAAGTGTAATTATTGCTATTGCCACTCCGGAAGTTAGATGTTTTTTAAAACTACAATGTCCTGAAAATATATCTAGCGGAAAAACTATAAAGTCTTCTGAAGTTACCTCACAATCACCTGCTGAAACTGATTTGCCAAATCCGATTAAAACAACACCCATACCTCAGACTATTCTTGAAAATCCTTTACCAAATAAAACTCCTGCACCTACAGTTCCTGACAAGAGTAACCCAAGTATTCAACAAGAAACAGGATCTCAAGAAACGGTCGAAGTGGAAGGGTTTATTTTTAAGCTTAAAAGCTGCAAAAGATTAAATGAAAATGTAAGATGTGATGTATTGATAACAAATACTCTCAAGGATAGAGTACTTAAAATATACGCTAATTATCCCTCTAAGAGAAGTAAATTCTTGGATTTAGAGGGCATCACATATCCTGCTGAGTCAGTTGAGATTGATGCAGTTAAAGACACTTCTTACGTTAGTCCACAACTTATCCAAAATGCTAATGTTAGGCTGAGTGTTAATTTTCTAGAGATTCCTTCACAAGTCAATAAAGTACAAGTCCTTAATATTGAAGCAGAAGGATTTGACTCACCTAAATCACTTAAAGATATTCAGTTTCGTAACATTGTATTATCTAAATAA
- a CDS encoding GAF domain-containing sensor histidine kinase — MITNSPKTSNLLDLQECHKQLQLTVQYQKILARILAKIRASVNIESICSTSCQDICRQLKIERVAIYRFNTDWSGSFINRFGFAEHPWDALTAFGQDLVWQDSHLQETQGGRYRKNEPFAVADIYDAGHARCHIEVLEQFQIRAYAIAPIFIGAKLWGMLAAYQHSAPRQWWPHEVEFLAQAASHLGVAMQQAETLEQTKQRTGELQDAIARQRALTEVVGNIRSSVNPEIILDTACQELCKLLKLERAAIYHFNEDWSGEFVSQFGMLEPQWHRIHPFGKNLVWQDTHLQETKGGRYRNNESFVVNDIYQAGHSRCHIDILEQFKIRAYTLAPIFIGPKLWGLIAAYQHSGPRQWANYEVEFLGQVGAQLGVAIQQAENLAQSKQQAVALKDAIARQRALTEVVGKIRSSLNIDLILKTTCQEVCKLLRVERVGVYRFNEDWSGEFVSNFGMVEAQWDSINPFGKNLVWEDTHLQETKGGRYRNNENFAVEDIYQAGHSRCHLDILEQFKIRAYALTPIFVGRNLWGLLAAYQHSAPRQWDSVEVEFLGQVASQLGVALQSSQMVTQIQTRADELQQSAEQRRILFDLVVKIRESLDLETILKTTVQEVRRSLNTDRVGIFRFDPNVGFCSGEFIAEDVLPKFDSALAVKVQDYCFGDQYAPQYRQGQVQVISDVNSVGSKVPHLDVIERFQVKAQIIVPLMEGDELWGLLCIHQCTHTRHWEEAELEFVTQVAAQLSVALRQANLFQQSSLLGQTREEANQLAQTLNELRTAQMQIIHAEKMASLGQLVAGVAHEINNPINFIHGNLEHAHQYTQELLRYVQLYWHHYPDAAPEIQEFFKKAEIEYLVDDLPKLFQSMQVGTERICEIVTSLRNFSRLDEADFKPANIHEGIDSTLMILQNRLKPSGDSLTIHVSKDYGKLPLIECYPGQLNQVFMNLLSNAIDALEERITQEFSEGLAKNPSKIRISTSLLNKDWIVIRIADNGLGIDEKVLSRLFDPFFTTKVVGKGTGLGLSISYQIVTEKHNGKIYCQSELGKGTEFVVELPICQVTTRKSVTS; from the coding sequence ATGATAACAAACAGTCCTAAAACGTCGAACTTATTAGACCTGCAAGAGTGTCACAAACAGCTACAGTTAACGGTTCAGTACCAAAAAATATTGGCGAGAATTCTGGCTAAGATTCGCGCATCTGTAAACATAGAATCCATCTGTTCAACTTCTTGTCAAGATATTTGTCGGCAATTAAAGATTGAGCGAGTTGCAATTTACCGCTTCAACACTGACTGGAGCGGTAGTTTTATTAATCGTTTTGGCTTTGCAGAACATCCTTGGGATGCATTGACTGCCTTTGGACAGGACTTGGTGTGGCAAGATTCGCATTTGCAAGAAACTCAGGGAGGGCGATATCGCAAAAATGAGCCGTTTGCTGTGGCTGATATTTACGATGCAGGGCACGCTCGTTGTCATATTGAAGTATTAGAACAGTTTCAGATTCGGGCCTATGCGATCGCACCGATTTTTATTGGTGCAAAACTGTGGGGAATGCTGGCAGCCTATCAACACTCTGCTCCTCGCCAATGGTGGCCTCACGAAGTTGAATTCTTAGCCCAAGCTGCCAGCCATCTCGGTGTGGCAATGCAGCAGGCAGAAACCCTAGAACAAACTAAACAACGCACAGGAGAACTGCAAGATGCGATCGCACGGCAACGTGCCTTGACGGAAGTGGTAGGAAATATTCGCTCCTCTGTGAATCCCGAAATTATTCTAGACACTGCCTGTCAAGAACTATGCAAACTCCTGAAGTTAGAGCGGGCAGCAATTTATCACTTTAATGAAGATTGGAGCGGCGAATTTGTCAGCCAATTCGGGATGCTAGAGCCACAGTGGCATAGAATCCATCCTTTTGGCAAAAATCTAGTTTGGCAAGATACCCACCTCCAAGAAACCAAAGGTGGACGCTACCGCAATAACGAAAGTTTTGTTGTTAACGACATCTACCAAGCCGGACACTCGCGTTGTCACATCGACATTTTGGAGCAATTCAAGATTCGGGCATATACCTTAGCGCCCATCTTCATCGGTCCAAAACTATGGGGACTGATAGCAGCATATCAACACTCCGGGCCGCGCCAATGGGCAAATTACGAAGTGGAGTTCCTTGGACAGGTAGGGGCACAATTGGGAGTCGCGATTCAGCAAGCCGAGAATTTGGCTCAGTCGAAACAACAGGCAGTTGCTCTCAAAGATGCGATCGCTCGGCAACGGGCACTAACTGAAGTAGTCGGTAAAATTCGCTCCTCTCTCAATATTGATTTAATCCTAAAAACTACATGCCAAGAAGTGTGCAAACTGCTGCGAGTTGAGCGGGTTGGCGTTTATCGCTTCAATGAAGACTGGAGTGGTGAATTCGTCAGTAATTTCGGCATGGTTGAGGCACAGTGGGACAGCATCAATCCCTTTGGCAAAAATCTCGTTTGGGAAGATACCCACCTTCAAGAGACCAAAGGCGGACGCTACCGCAACAACGAAAATTTTGCTGTAGAAGATATTTACCAAGCCGGACACTCACGCTGTCACCTCGATATTTTGGAACAGTTCAAGATTCGTGCTTATGCGTTAACCCCAATTTTTGTAGGACGGAATCTGTGGGGATTGCTGGCTGCCTATCAACATTCTGCACCGCGCCAGTGGGATAGTGTGGAAGTGGAATTTTTGGGACAGGTTGCGAGCCAACTGGGAGTAGCACTGCAAAGTTCTCAAATGGTGACTCAAATTCAAACTCGTGCTGATGAACTGCAACAATCGGCTGAACAGCGGAGGATTTTATTTGATTTGGTCGTCAAAATTCGGGAATCGTTGGATTTAGAGACAATCTTGAAGACTACAGTACAGGAAGTGCGGCGATCGCTAAATACAGATCGAGTCGGCATCTTCCGCTTCGATCCGAATGTCGGTTTTTGCAGTGGTGAATTTATTGCTGAAGATGTGTTACCCAAATTCGATTCTGCTCTTGCTGTGAAGGTGCAAGACTATTGCTTCGGCGATCAATATGCACCGCAATATCGCCAAGGGCAAGTGCAAGTTATATCTGATGTCAACAGCGTTGGCTCCAAAGTACCTCATCTTGATGTGATTGAGCGATTCCAAGTCAAAGCACAGATTATTGTGCCATTGATGGAAGGTGATGAACTGTGGGGTTTGTTATGCATTCACCAATGCACCCATACACGTCATTGGGAAGAAGCTGAATTGGAATTTGTCACCCAAGTGGCGGCTCAACTGAGTGTAGCACTGCGTCAAGCCAACTTGTTTCAACAATCTAGTTTGCTGGGTCAAACTCGTGAAGAAGCAAATCAACTCGCGCAGACTCTGAATGAACTGCGGACTGCCCAAATGCAAATTATCCACGCTGAAAAAATGGCCAGCTTGGGACAACTGGTAGCGGGAGTTGCCCATGAAATTAATAACCCGATTAATTTCATCCACGGCAACTTAGAACACGCCCACCAATATACGCAAGAATTGCTTCGCTATGTGCAGCTTTATTGGCATCATTATCCTGATGCCGCACCAGAAATCCAAGAGTTTTTCAAAAAAGCCGAAATAGAGTATTTGGTCGACGACTTACCTAAATTATTCCAATCCATGCAGGTTGGCACTGAGCGCATTTGTGAAATTGTCACCTCTTTACGGAACTTCTCACGTTTAGACGAAGCCGATTTCAAGCCAGCAAACATTCATGAAGGCATCGACAGTACATTGATGATTTTGCAAAACCGCTTGAAGCCTTCAGGTGATAGCCTCACCATTCATGTGAGCAAAGACTATGGTAAGTTACCTCTGATAGAATGCTATCCCGGTCAGTTGAATCAGGTATTTATGAATTTGCTGTCCAATGCCATTGATGCTCTAGAAGAACGAATCACGCAGGAATTTTCTGAAGGACTGGCAAAAAACCCCAGCAAAATCCGAATTTCTACCTCCCTGCTCAATAAAGACTGGATTGTAATTCGCATAGCCGACAATGGACTCGGCATAGATGAAAAAGTCCTCTCTCGACTATTCGATCCATTTTTTACTACCAAGGTTGTCGGTAAAGGCACAGGACTGGGACTATCTATCAGCTACCAGATAGTAACAGAGAAACATAACGGCAAAATCTACTGCCAATCTGAACTTGGCAAAGGTACAGAGTTCGTGGTTGAGTTGCCGATTTGTCAAGTTACAACTAGAAAATCAGTAACTAGTTAA
- the ffh gene encoding signal recognition particle protein, translated as MFDALSDRLEAAWKKLRGQDKISQSNIQDALREVRRALLEADVNLQVVKDFISEVEAKAQGAEVVTGVRPDQQFIKIVHDELVEVMGEENVPIAEAQEKPTIVLMAGLQGTGKTTATAKLALHLRKLDRSCLLVATDVYRPAAIDQLLTLGKQIDVPVFELGSDADPVEIARQGVERARAEGVNTVIIDTAGRLQIDEDMMAELARIKATVQPHETLLVVDAMTGQEAANLTRTFHEQIGITGAILTKMDGDSRGGAALSVRKISGAPIKFVGVGEKVEALQPFYPDRMASRILGMGDVLTLVEKAQEEFDLADAEKMQEKILSAKFDFTDFLKQLRMLKNMGSLGGFIKMIPGMNKLSDDQLKQGETQLKRCEAMINSMTRQERHDPDLLASSPSRRRRIAAGSGYRESDVTKLVGDFQKMRSLMQQMGQGGFPGMPGMFGGGGGMGNAFAGAGNRPAAPGWRGYGGDAGTKKKKTKEKKKKGFGNL; from the coding sequence ATGTTTGATGCTCTATCTGACCGTTTAGAAGCCGCCTGGAAAAAACTGCGGGGACAGGACAAAATTTCTCAATCCAACATTCAAGATGCATTGCGCGAAGTGCGCCGCGCCTTGTTGGAGGCAGATGTCAATCTCCAGGTAGTCAAAGATTTTATTAGCGAAGTCGAAGCCAAAGCCCAGGGAGCCGAGGTAGTTACCGGCGTGCGACCTGATCAACAGTTCATCAAAATTGTTCACGATGAACTGGTGGAGGTGATGGGAGAGGAAAATGTTCCCATCGCAGAAGCCCAGGAAAAGCCTACTATTGTGTTGATGGCTGGTTTGCAAGGTACTGGTAAAACCACAGCGACGGCTAAGTTAGCCTTACATTTAAGAAAATTAGATCGTAGCTGTTTGTTGGTGGCGACAGACGTATATCGCCCAGCAGCGATCGACCAGTTGCTGACGTTGGGTAAGCAAATTGATGTACCAGTATTTGAACTAGGAAGCGACGCAGATCCCGTAGAAATTGCTCGACAGGGCGTAGAACGCGCTAGGGCAGAGGGTGTAAACACAGTAATTATTGATACTGCTGGTCGCCTGCAAATTGACGAAGATATGATGGCGGAATTAGCCCGCATCAAAGCAACTGTCCAACCCCATGAAACTCTGTTGGTGGTGGACGCGATGACTGGTCAAGAGGCAGCAAATCTCACTCGCACCTTTCATGAGCAAATAGGAATTACTGGGGCAATTCTCACCAAGATGGATGGTGATAGCCGTGGTGGTGCAGCGCTTTCAGTGCGAAAGATTTCGGGAGCGCCGATTAAATTTGTGGGCGTGGGTGAGAAAGTCGAGGCACTGCAACCCTTTTACCCCGATCGCATGGCATCCCGAATTTTGGGAATGGGCGATGTGCTAACTCTAGTAGAAAAAGCCCAGGAAGAGTTCGATTTAGCAGATGCTGAGAAAATGCAGGAGAAAATCCTGTCAGCAAAATTTGACTTTACTGACTTTCTTAAGCAGTTGCGGATGCTGAAGAACATGGGTTCTCTGGGAGGCTTCATCAAGATGATCCCAGGAATGAACAAGCTTTCAGACGACCAACTCAAGCAGGGAGAAACCCAGCTTAAGCGCTGTGAGGCCATGATTAACTCCATGACTCGCCAAGAACGGCACGACCCCGATTTATTAGCCAGTTCTCCTAGCCGACGGCGACGCATTGCTGCTGGCTCCGGCTATAGAGAGTCAGATGTGACTAAACTGGTGGGTGATTTCCAAAAAATGCGATCGCTCATGCAGCAAATGGGTCAAGGTGGCTTCCCTGGAATGCCAGGAATGTTCGGCGGTGGCGGCGGTATGGGCAACGCTTTCGCAGGAGCTGGCAATCGTCCCGCAGCCCCCGGATGGCGGGGTTATGGTGGTGATGCAGGCACGAAAAAGAAAAAAACCAAAGAGAAAAAGAAAAAAGGCTTCGGCAATCTTTAG
- a CDS encoding ChuX/HutX family heme-like substrate-binding protein, with the protein MTTTLKEFLEGCETLGTLRLIVTSSAAVLEARGKIEKLFYAELPKGKYANMHTEGFEFHLNMDRIIQVKFETGEAKRGNFTTYAIRFLDDKHEPALSLFLQWGKPGEYEPGQVESWETLKEKYGELWEPLPAEI; encoded by the coding sequence ATGACCACAACATTGAAAGAATTTTTAGAAGGTTGCGAAACTCTTGGAACCTTGCGTTTAATTGTCACTAGCAGTGCGGCTGTATTAGAAGCACGGGGCAAGATTGAAAAGCTATTTTATGCAGAATTACCAAAAGGTAAGTATGCGAATATGCACACTGAAGGCTTTGAATTTCACTTGAATATGGATAGAATTATTCAAGTAAAATTTGAAACTGGTGAAGCGAAAAGAGGCAACTTTACAACCTATGCTATTCGGTTTTTAGATGATAAACATGAGCCTGCTTTAAGCCTATTTTTGCAATGGGGTAAACCAGGAGAATATGAACCAGGACAGGTGGAATCTTGGGAGACTCTAAAAGAAAAGTATGGAGAACTTTGGGAACCTTTACCAGCAGAGATTTAA
- a CDS encoding KH domain-containing protein — MFLNRSVQQPHHNFGTKLPTASPNYVDLVRFLVQPFLESPETLSVDCEISQALNRVWVRIAFESTDKGKVFGRGGRNIQAIRTVIAAAAAAAGQSAYLDIYGSTTPGREGMSFDEDTEERSPPPTRREVRGNDGPKPIVKPRLR; from the coding sequence ATGTTTTTGAACAGGTCAGTGCAACAGCCGCATCATAATTTCGGAACAAAATTGCCAACAGCCAGTCCCAACTATGTTGATCTGGTTCGGTTTTTGGTGCAGCCATTTTTGGAATCTCCAGAGACTTTAAGCGTCGATTGTGAAATTTCTCAGGCCCTAAACCGGGTTTGGGTTCGCATCGCCTTTGAAAGCACAGATAAAGGGAAAGTGTTTGGTCGAGGGGGACGCAATATTCAGGCGATTCGTACAGTAATTGCCGCAGCCGCAGCCGCAGCTGGGCAATCAGCATACCTGGATATCTACGGCAGTACCACTCCGGGCCGCGAAGGTATGTCTTTTGATGAAGACACAGAAGAGCGATCGCCACCGCCGACTAGAAGAGAAGTGCGTGGAAATGATGGGCCTAAACCCATTGTTAAACCCCGCCTCCGCTAG
- a CDS encoding Uma2 family endonuclease — protein sequence MASNTLLQPTEIIHLSGISWQTYENLLTELSASRRLRLTYNRGSLEIMAPSPEHERYKRIAGRFVETLAEELEVRIDCLGSTTFKRPELSGAEPDECFYIENINFIKGKKRIDLSQDPPPDLVVEIDITNSSINCFQVYADMGVPEIWRYDSNDFSINILENHKYISVERSLIFPNLPLTEISNFLAQVGEKDYLELVKEFRQWVRSHI from the coding sequence ATGGCTAGCAACACACTGCTTCAACCCACAGAAATCATCCACTTATCGGGTATCAGTTGGCAAACCTATGAAAACTTGCTAACTGAACTTAGTGCTAGTCGCCGCCTCCGGCTTACTTACAATCGAGGTAGTCTAGAAATCATGGCTCCTTCACCTGAACATGAACGATACAAAAGAATTGCGGGTCGATTTGTTGAAACTCTTGCAGAAGAACTAGAAGTTAGAATTGACTGCCTTGGTTCTACTACTTTCAAGCGCCCAGAACTGAGTGGCGCAGAACCAGATGAATGCTTTTACATTGAAAATATTAATTTCATAAAAGGCAAAAAAAGAATAGATTTATCCCAAGATCCACCGCCAGATTTGGTAGTAGAAATTGATATTACTAACAGTTCTATAAATTGCTTTCAAGTTTATGCCGATATGGGTGTGCCTGAAATCTGGCGATATGATAGTAATGATTTTAGTATTAACATTTTAGAAAATCATAAATATATATCTGTTGAACGGAGTTTAATATTTCCCAATTTGCCATTAACAGAGATTTCTAACTTTTTAGCGCAAGTGGGAGAAAAAGATTATTTAGAATTAGTTAAAGAATTTCGCCAATGGGTTAGAAGCCACATTTAA
- a CDS encoding DsbA family protein, which yields MQGLPIDIERRPIYIPKERGIKVADLQGRSESALLSSYHKEDCLRWAKKYGIEIRLKEYEEFGRWVKRWEKMKFGREELPARAYYAACGTGKEHLLDAAFFRATYIDLLDVNDESVIRKVANDVGLNGDRILELIYGEAAKQAAVAALAEYEQFGCPGVPNWVVEGERFWGKDRVDWVAEKVKQLCNIAVTQTVQ from the coding sequence TTGCAAGGTTTACCTATTGATATTGAACGAAGACCAATTTATATACCGAAGGAGCGAGGTATAAAGGTAGCTGATTTACAAGGAAGAAGTGAAAGTGCTTTGTTATCATCGTATCACAAAGAAGATTGTTTGCGGTGGGCGAAAAAGTACGGCATTGAAATTCGGCTCAAGGAGTATGAAGAATTTGGTAGGTGGGTCAAGCGCTGGGAGAAAATGAAGTTTGGTCGGGAAGAACTTCCTGCAAGAGCCTATTACGCTGCTTGTGGAACTGGGAAGGAGCATCTGCTTGATGCAGCTTTTTTTCGAGCGACGTACATCGATCTACTTGATGTTAATGATGAGTCTGTGATTAGGAAAGTTGCAAATGATGTCGGGTTAAATGGCGATCGCATTCTTGAGTTAATCTACGGGGAAGCAGCCAAACAAGCAGCAGTGGCAGCTTTGGCAGAATACGAACAGTTTGGCTGTCCTGGAGTCCCGAATTGGGTAGTCGAAGGCGAGAGATTTTGGGGAAAAGATCGCGTTGATTGGGTTGCCGAGAAGGTAAAGCAATTATGTAATATAGCTGTTACCCAAACAGTACAGTAA
- a CDS encoding DUF6816 family protein, translating to MLIKKAIWSFCLVVSFLLWSSEALAGELSERLANFPQWEKLTSVQQASGDLVYPEWMAGSWQVTSTLVDLAAPLAPDIVTPGFEGNRRQLNQPVSFVVRFVKQQPPITRLKIFPQIDYKSPILVADRSFNSLNLARAYLGDEAVLSVKVDPDSPNRQITFLRSSHQLVSIVTARATETTSDGKFITTEVFQQLFKGGSRPYLNSVESTTAYHKLPTSNRAIKADQVTAVYLSPQDPDYFKAGSQPVALYRYRLKFFSQELPTTPKE from the coding sequence ATGCTTATAAAGAAGGCGATTTGGAGTTTTTGCTTAGTTGTTTCGTTCTTACTATGGAGTAGCGAAGCTCTTGCAGGAGAGTTGTCTGAACGGTTAGCAAATTTTCCTCAGTGGGAAAAATTAACTTCAGTGCAACAGGCTTCTGGTGATTTGGTTTACCCTGAATGGATGGCTGGTTCTTGGCAAGTTACCAGTACTTTAGTAGATTTAGCCGCACCTTTAGCACCAGATATCGTAACTCCAGGGTTTGAAGGTAATCGCCGACAATTAAATCAGCCTGTGAGTTTTGTAGTAAGATTTGTGAAACAGCAACCACCTATTACTAGGTTAAAAATATTTCCTCAGATAGATTATAAATCCCCAATTTTAGTAGCAGATAGATCGTTTAATAGTTTGAACTTGGCACGGGCTTATTTAGGGGATGAAGCAGTGTTATCAGTCAAAGTAGATCCAGATTCACCTAATCGTCAGATTACATTCTTGCGTAGCAGTCACCAACTAGTTTCTATTGTGACTGCACGCGCTACCGAAACTACCTCCGATGGCAAGTTCATCACTACAGAAGTGTTTCAACAATTATTTAAAGGCGGTTCACGCCCCTATTTAAACTCTGTAGAATCTACCACTGCTTATCATAAACTTCCAACATCTAATCGGGCGATTAAAGCAGATCAAGTTACTGCTGTTTATCTTTCACCCCAAGATCCAGATTACTTTAAAGCTGGTTCTCAGCCAGTTGCTCTCTATCGCTATCGCCTCAAATTTTTCTCTCAAGAACTGCCAACTACTCCCAAAGAGTGA